GATTGAAAACGAAACCTTGTTGCTCCCCACCCAGATGATGCAGGAAATTTTTCCCAAAAGGTTCCACCGGCATCTCGGGGTCCTGTCCGGACCAACCTTTGCCAAAGAAATTCTGTTAAAACAGCCGACGGCGGCGGTCCTGGCCATGAAAAATTTTGACCTGGCGGCTTCTTTGCAAAAAAAGCTCACCACGTCTTCTTTTATCATTTACCTCTCAAGGGATGTCATGGGAGCCCAACTTGGGGGAGCCTTAAAAAATGTGATCGCCATCGCCACCGGATGTTCAGACGGTCTGGGCTTTGGAGATAATTCCCGCGCCGCCCTCATTACAAGAGGGCTTTCTGAAATCATCCGGTTAGGAACAGCCATGGGCGCCAAAAAGGAAACTTTTTCCGGCCTTTCCGGAATTGGGGATCTCATCTTGACGGCCACGAGCAGGCAAAGCCGGAATTATTCGCTGGGATATCAAATCGGCAAAGGGATCCCTGTCGCCAGGATTTTAAGCGAAACCAAATCTGTTGCCGAAGGGGTTAAAACCACCCTTTCTGCCTATCATTTATCCAAACGTTACCGGGTGGCCACACCCATTATCGAACAATTGTATTATAT
The window above is part of the Nitrospirota bacterium genome. Proteins encoded here:
- a CDS encoding NAD(P)-dependent glycerol-3-phosphate dehydrogenase — encoded protein: MSPPKPVKTIAVIGAGSWGTALAAILSEKKIKTRLWAYEKEVLDSIQKFKENKIYLPGVPLSPDLRVTCSILEAVDGSDLILFVVPSHAARPVLKKISLHLKKEIPIISATKGIENETLLLPTQMMQEIFPKRFHRHLGVLSGPTFAKEILLKQPTAAVLAMKNFDLAASLQKKLTTSSFIIYLSRDVMGAQLGGALKNVIAIATGCSDGLGFGDNSRAALITRGLSEIIRLGTAMGAKKETFSGLSGIGDLILTATSRQSRNYSLGYQIGKGIPVARILSETKSVAEGVKTTLSAYHLSKRYRVATPIIEQLYYILYKNKDPKKAVAELIYRAAHSKGKKFEF